The genome window GAAGGGCCCCGATCCGACACGGGACGGCCGGACCCTTCGTGGTGCTCCGGGGAACGGGGCCGGGAGGACACCTGCGCCCACGCACGGGCCGAGCCGCATTCCGGGCGTCGGTGACGGGTTGTACCGGCGGATCCCCGACGGGTCGCGTCAGGTCGTCGTGGTCTACGGCGACGACGAGGACTCTCCGGAGTCCACGGTCGCGCTCTACCTGAAGGAGGGCTCGGCCTGGAAGGAGTCGGGGCGCTGGCGCGGGCACAACGGGAAGGCGGGCTGGACGACGGACCACTACCTGGGCGATCTGCGCAGTCCGGTCGGCGTGTTCACGCTCAGCGACGCCGGCGGTCTCCTCGACGATCCGGGGACGAAGCTCCCGTACAGCCAGGGGGACTCGTACCAGGCGCCGGCGGGCTTGGACGAGTCGCACCGGAACGTCTTCGACTACGTCATCGCCATCGACTACAACCGGCTCAGGGGCACCCCGCCCCACGATCCGGCCCGCCCCGAGGGTGAGGAGAAGGGCGGCGGCATCTGGCTGCACGTGGATCACGAAGACGGCACGCTGGCCTGTGTCACGCTGCCCGAATCCGGTATGAGGCACCTGCTGCGCGTGCTCGATCCCGACCAGGAGCCCGTGGTGGTGATGGGCGACAGGGCGCACCTGAGGGCCTGGGGGCAACCGGACGTACTCCCTGACGCCCAGTGAGGCCCCTTGCGCACGGGCGGAGTCCCGGTGGGAAACGCGACGGGGGAAGCCGGTGTCGCTGCGCAGGTCGGCCCCACCGCCGGCGCGGCCAGGGAACCCGCACGAGAGGCCTGACGCAACCAGGGGGCGCGGCTGACTTCGAGCCGGGAGCCGCGCCCCGCCACATGCCGTTCAGGCGCGTGATGTCAGCACCGGTGCTCCCGTCCGGCTGCGAGGTCGCCCTCGGCCGGCAGGGCGACGTCCCCGCCGTCGATCAGTGTGGTGAGCAGATCGCCCAGCACCTCACGCTGCTCGTCCGTCAAGGGAGCGAGAATCTCCTCGGCCGCGGACCGACGCGCACCGCGCAAAGCGCGCAATGCCCTGCGCCCCTCGTCCGTGACCTCTATCCGGATCACCCGCCGATTGGTCGGATCCGGTACCCGGCGCACCCTGCCGCTCGCCTCCAGGCCGTCGACCAGCGTGGTGACCGCTCGCGGCACCACCTCGAGGCGCTCGGCGAGATCCGCCATGCGGGGCGGTGAGCTGAAGTGGGCGAGTGTGCGCAGCAGCCGGGACTGGGCCGGGGTGATGCCCAGGTCGCACCGCTCCAGATGGCGCTTCTGGATGCGGTGGACCCGACGGGTGAGCCGCAGCAGCTGCTCGGCGAGCAGGCTGTCCGGATCGGGGGTCGTCATGCGGGAACAATATCAGGACGTTGTGCATTGTGAGTATAGGTAACAATGAGCTAGGATCCCGATACCCGTCCCGACGCGTCCACGACGCGTTCCGACGCCTCACCTCCGTAGGAGCCCATGCACCCCGACCAACCCACCTGGACACCGTCGCCCGGCGACTCGCCGGAGAAGCCGCGGCAGGTCCGCCGCATCCTGAAGCTCTTCAGGCCGTACAGAGGCCGACTCGCGATCGTCGGCCTGCTGGTCGGCGCCGCATCGCTGGTCTCCGTGGCCACGCCATTCCTGCTGAAGGAGACCCTGGACGTCGCGATCCCGCAGGGCCGCACCGGTCTGCTGACCCTGCTCGCCCTCGGCATGATCCTCAGCGCCGTCGTCACCAGCGTCTTCGGTGTGCTGCAGACCCTGATCTCCACCACCGTCGGCCAGCGCGTCATGCACGACCTGCGCACCGCGGTCTACGGCCGACTGCAGCGCATGTCGCTCGCCTTCTTCACCCGCACCCGCACGGGCGAGGTGCAGTCCAGGATCGCCAACGACATCGGCGGCATGCAGGCGACGGTCACCTCGACCGCGACCTCCCTGGTGTCCAACCTCACCAGCGTGGTCGCCACCATCGTCGCCATGGTCGCCCTCGACTGGCGCCTCACCGTGGTCTCGCTGCTCCTGCTGCCGCTGTTCGTGTGGATCAGCCGGCGCGTCGGCAACGAACGCAAGAAGATAGCCACCCAGCGCCAGAAGCAGATGGCCGCGATGGCCGCCACCGTCACCGAGTCGCTCTCCGTCAGCGGCATCCTGCTCGGCCGCACGATGGGCCGCGCCGACTCCCTCACCCAGTCCTTCGGGCGTGAGTCCGAGAGCCTGGTCGACCTCGAGGTGAAGTCCAACATGGCGGGCCGTTGGCGCATGGCCGTCATCACGATCGTCATGGCCGCCATGCCCGCCGTCATCTACTGGACCGCCGGGCTGGCGCTCCAACTCGGCGGCCCGTCCATCTCGATAGGCACCCTGGTCGCGTTCGTCTCGCTCCAGCAGGGCCTGTTCCGGCCGACGGTCAGCCTGCTCTCCACCGGCGTCCAGATCCAGACCTCCCTGGCGCTCTTCCAGCGCATCTTCGAGTACCTCGACCTGCCCATCGACATCACCGAACCCGACGAGCCGGTCCACCTCGACCAGGTCAAGGGCGAGATCCGTTTCGAGGACGTCGAGTTCCACTACGACGACAAGAGCGGCCCGGTCCTCAAGGACATCGACATCACCGTCCCGGCAGGCGGCAGCCTGGCCGTGGTGGGACCCACCGGCTCCGGGAAGTCCACGCTCGGCTACCTGGTGCCCCGGCTGTACGACGTGACGGGTGGGCGGGTCACGCTCGACGGCGTGGACGTGCGCGATCTGGACTTCGACACGCTCGCCCGCGCGGTCGGCGTCGTCTCCCAGGAGACCTACCTCTTCCACGCCTCGGTCGCCGACAATCTGCG of Streptomyces cynarae contains these proteins:
- a CDS encoding MarR family winged helix-turn-helix transcriptional regulator, giving the protein MTTPDPDSLLAEQLLRLTRRVHRIQKRHLERCDLGITPAQSRLLRTLAHFSSPPRMADLAERLEVVPRAVTTLVDGLEASGRVRRVPDPTNRRVIRIEVTDEGRRALRALRGARRSAAEEILAPLTDEQREVLGDLLTTLIDGGDVALPAEGDLAAGREHRC
- a CDS encoding ABC transporter ATP-binding protein, producing the protein MHPDQPTWTPSPGDSPEKPRQVRRILKLFRPYRGRLAIVGLLVGAASLVSVATPFLLKETLDVAIPQGRTGLLTLLALGMILSAVVTSVFGVLQTLISTTVGQRVMHDLRTAVYGRLQRMSLAFFTRTRTGEVQSRIANDIGGMQATVTSTATSLVSNLTSVVATIVAMVALDWRLTVVSLLLLPLFVWISRRVGNERKKIATQRQKQMAAMAATVTESLSVSGILLGRTMGRADSLTQSFGRESESLVDLEVKSNMAGRWRMAVITIVMAAMPAVIYWTAGLALQLGGPSISIGTLVAFVSLQQGLFRPTVSLLSTGVQIQTSLALFQRIFEYLDLPIDITEPDEPVHLDQVKGEIRFEDVEFHYDDKSGPVLKDIDITVPAGGSLAVVGPTGSGKSTLGYLVPRLYDVTGGRVTLDGVDVRDLDFDTLARAVGVVSQETYLFHASVADNLRFAKPDATEEELYAAAGAAQIHDHIMSLPDGYDTVVGERGHRFSGGEKQRLAIARTILRDPPVLILDEATSALDTRTEHAVQEAIDALSANRTTLTIAHRLSTVRSADQIVVLDSGRAVERGTHEELLELDGRYAALVRRDAQLETTS